In Vitis vinifera cultivar Pinot Noir 40024 chromosome 17, ASM3070453v1, one genomic interval encodes:
- the LOC100265604 gene encoding adenosylhomocysteinase, whose product MALVVEKTTSGREYKVKDMSQADFGRLEIELAEVEMPGLMACRTEFGPQQPFKGARITGSLHMTIQTAVLIETLTALGAEVRWCSCNIFSTQDHAAAAIARDSAAVFAWKGETLQEYWWCTERALDWGPGGGPDLIVDDGGDATLLIHEGVKAEEEYERSGKLPDPASTDNAEFQIVLGIIKEGLSVDPCKYRKMKERLVGVSEETTTGVKRLYQMQANGTLLFAAINVNDSVTKSKFDNLYGCRHSLPDGLMRATDVMIAGKVAVVCGYGDVGKGCAAALKQAGAQVIVTEIDPICALQALMEGIPVLTLEDVVSKADIFVTTTGNKDIIMVHHMKQMKNNAIVCNIGHFDNEIDMLGLETYPGVKRITIKPQTDRWVFPETNSGIIILAEGRLMNLGCATGHPSFVMSCSFTNQVIAQLELWKEKATGKYEKKVYVLPKHLDEKVAALHLGKLGAKLTKLSPEQAAYISVPVEGPYKPTHYRY is encoded by the exons ATGGCTCTTGTCGTCGAGAAGACCACCTCCGGCCGAGAGTACAAGGTCAAGGACATGTCTCAGGCCGACTTCGGCCGCCTCGAAATCGAGCTCGCAGAAGTCGAAATGCCTGGACTCATGGCTTGCCGTACCGAATTCGGACCCCAGCAACCCTTCAAAGGTGCTCGTATCACTGGATCTCTCCACATGACCATACAGACCGCCGTCCTCATCGAAACCCTAACCGCCTTGGGTGCCGAGGTCCGCTGGTGCTCATGCAACATCTTCTCAACTCAAGACCACGCCGCAGCAGCCATTGCCCGCGACTCTGCCGCCGTATTCGCCTGGAAGGGTGAGACCCTCCAGGAGTACTGGTGGTGCACCGAGCGTGCCCTCGATTGGGGCCCCGGCGGTGGCCCTGATCTGATTGTCGACGACGGTGGCGATGCCACGCTGTTGATCCACGAAGGAGTGAAGGCTGAGGAGGAGTACGAGCGATCTGGGAAGCTTCCGGACCCTGCTTCCACTGACAATGCTGAGTTCCAGATCGTGCTTGGAATCATCAAGGAAGGGCTGTCGGTTGATCCATGCAAGTATCGGAAGATGAAGGAGAGATTGGTTGGAGTTTCGGAAGAGACAACCACCGGTGTGAAGAGGCTGTACCAGATGCAGGCAAATGGAACTCTTTTGTTTGCTGCTATCAATGTCAACGATTCTGTTACCAAGAGCAAG TTTGACAACTTGTATGGATGCCGACACTCCCTCCCCGATGGTCTCATGAGAGCCACTGATGTCATGATTGCTGGCAAGGTTGCTGTGGTCTGTGGGTATGGAGATGTTGGGAAGGGCTGTGCTGCCGCGCTCAAGCAGGCTGGTGCCCAGGTTATCGTGACTGAGATTGATCCAATTTGTGCTCTCCAAGCCCTAATGGAAGGTATCCCAGTCCTAACCTTGGAAGATGTAGTCTCAAAGGCTGACATCTTTGTGACCACCACTGGGAACAAAGACATCATCATGGTTCACCACATGAAGCAGATGAAGAACAATGCAATTGTTTGTAACATTGGCCACTTTGACAATGAGATTGATATGCTTGGTCTGGAAACCTACCCTGGTGTTAAGCGCATCACAATCAAGCCCCAAACTGATCGATGGGTTTTCCCAGAAACCAACAGTGGCATCATTATTCTCGCTGAGGGACGACTGATGAACTTAGGATGTGCAACTGGGCATCCCAGCTTTGTGATGTCATGCTCGTTTACAAACCAGGTGATTGCCCAGCTTGAGCTCTGGAAGGAGAAGGCAACGGGCAAGTATGAGAAAAAGGTGTACGTGCTGCCCAAGCATCTGGATGAGAAGGTTGCAGCTCTTCACCTTGGAAAGCTTGGTGCTAAGCTCACCAAGCTTAGCCCCGAGCAAGCTGCTTACATTAGTGTCCCTGTGGAAGGTCCTTACAAGCCCACTCACTACAGGTACTAG